The following coding sequences lie in one Zingiber officinale cultivar Zhangliang chromosome 2B, Zo_v1.1, whole genome shotgun sequence genomic window:
- the LOC122048270 gene encoding uncharacterized protein LOC122048270: MTRKNKQDLVQFDPEIERSFHILHRAQKGQSSTFSSMSAEPSRRMVLGHGSTLRELAAPDGSHQPLCIEYPELEVDFELRSSIIHLLPKFHGHSGEYPNRHLQEFHVVCSTMKPQGISEEDIKLRAFPFSLADAAKDWLFYLPSGTITCWSDMRRVFLDNFFLPLEQHQLGKAFVEFSKLLVKHFMNIGGGLKGLLLMDRSMIDGASGGALVNKTPNDARDLIETMAANYHSWHSTDTCPSLQPEEYNSVAEQSVAAASVFPNRPQYQQGNQQVKYDPMSPTYNPGWRDHPNLRYGNNSTAQQSFPQQIQNNNFSGNQRPPGFYNNTVPNRIQPFQPFQQHVSPLQQTRKSSSTQTDFSIQDMEEIMQQMMLHQQQLSLQCTHLIRQQQRTDAALQNIERQTSSQLSSQTIPNPRGNVSAITLRNGKNVSENKQEDSVERSRDLDSDLQIKFGSIPKSVAVQIPVVEQKQTEIHLPFPQRLVKPGKGKAIEKSREFQEMTEIFSRVEVNIPLLKAIKHIPKYAKFLKDLCVNKKKLKGDELVSAGESVSALFQAMPQKCRDPGVFTISCKIGENSFEDAMVDLGASINVMPKSVFQALGIGPLQPTGVVIQLANRSFAHPVGVIEDVLVKVKELIFPTDFYVLDMEGDALSSHVPIILGRPFLKTVKTKIDVHAGTLSMLDGYLLECAALFNNFRDDLSTECSDSLDQYVSASETKDYEEDCIVEVETGKALPSVLQPPKLELKVLPCHLKYAYLRKDEQLPVIISKDLDAV, encoded by the exons ATGACCAGAAAGAACAAACAAGATTTGGTTCAGTTTGATCCAGAAATTGAAAGGAGTTTCCATATATTACACAGAGCTCAGAAAGGACAGTCTTCTACTTTTAGCTCTATGTCTGCAGAGCCTTCAAGAAGAATGGTACTTGGTCATGGCAGTACACTGAGAGAGTTGGCAGCTCCTGATGGTTCACATCAACCTCTTTGCATTGAGTATCCTGAGTTAGAAGTTGATTTTGAGTTAAGATCAAGTATTATACATTTGTTGCCTAAATTCCATGGACATTCAGGTGAGTATCCAAATCGACACCTGCAGGAATTCCATGTGGTATGCTCTACTATGAAACCTCAGGGAATTTCGGAGGAGGATATTAAACTGAGAGCATTTCCATTTTCTTTGGCTGATGCAGCTAAAGACTGGCTATTCTATTTACCTTCAGGGACTATTacttgttggagtgatatgaggAGGGTATTTCTGGATAATTTTTTCCTGCCTCTAGAACAGCATCAATTAGGAAAAGCATTTGTGGAATTCAGCAAGCTACTGGTGAAACACTTCATGAATATTGGGGGAGGTTTAAAAG GGTTATTGCTCATGGATAGGAGCATGATAGATGGTGCTAGTGGAGGAGCTTTGGTGAATAAGACACCTAATGATGCTAGGGATTTGATAGAAACTATGGCAGCAAATTACCA TAGTTGGCATTCAACAGATACTTGTCCTAGTTTGCAACCAGAGGAGTACAATTCGGTAGCTGAGCAATCTGTGGCAGCAGCTAGTGTCTTCCCTAATCGTCCACAATATCAGCAAGGCAATCAACAAGTGAAGTACGATCCTATGTCACCTACTTATAATCCAGGATGGAGGGATCATCCAAACCTAAGATATGGAAATAATTCAACAGCCCAACAGTCTTTTCCACAGCAAATTCAGAATAATAATTTTTCAGGCAATCAGAGACCACCAGGGTTTTATAACAACACAGTTCCAAACAGAATACAACCATTTCAGCCATTTCAACAACATGTTTCACCATTGCAGCAAACCAGAAAGTCTTCCTCAACTCAAACTGATTTTTCAATACAAGACATGGAAGAGATTATGCAGCAAATGATGCTTCatcaacaacaactttcattgcAGTGTACTCATTTAATTCGGCAACAACAAAGGACTGATGCAGCATTACAGAATATTGAAAGACAA ACCTCAAGCCAGCTGTCTTCCCAAACCATTCCAAACCCAAGAGGAAATGTGAGTGCTATCACTCTACGGAATGGGAAAAATGTTTCTGAGAATAAACAGGAAGATTCAGTTGAGCGTTCAAGAGATTTGGATTCAGATTTGCAGATTAAATTTGGTTCTATTCCTAAATCTGTTGCAGTGCAGATTCCAGTGGTGGAACAGAAGCAGACAGAGATTCATCTACCATTCCCTCAAAGGTTAGTAAAACCTGGGAAGGGTAAGGCTATTGAAAAGTCTAGAGAATTTCAAGAGATGACGGAAATTTTTAGTAGAGTAGAAGTAAACATCCCTCTACTGAAAGCAATCAAACACATTCCAAAGTATGCAAAATTTCTGAAGGATTTATGTGTTAATAAGAAGAAGCTTAAGGGTGATGAGTTGGTTAGTGCAGGGGAAAGTGTTTCCGCATTATTTCAGGCTATGCCACAAAAATGCAGGGATCCAGGAGTTTTTACTATTTCGTGTAAAATTGGAGAAAACAGTTTTGAAGATGCTATGGTGGATCTTGGGGCATCCATTAATGTAATGCCGAAATCAGTGTTTCAAGCTCTTGGAATTGGTCCTCTTCAGCCAACAGGGGTTGTGATCCAATTGGCGAACCGAAGTTTTGCTCATCCAGTAGGAGTGATTGAAGATGTGCTGGTCAAGGTTAAGGAGCTGATTTTTCCTACAGATTTTTACGTTTTGGATATGGAGGGTGATGCATTGTCAAGTCATGTGCCAATTATTTTGGGAAGACCATTTTTGAAGACAGTAAAGACTAAAATTGATGTTCATGCTGGTACTCTGTCAAT GTTGGATGGTTACTTGCTGGAATGTGCTGCTCTTTTTAATAACTTTAGGGATGATTTAAGTACAGAATGCAGTGACAGTTTGGATCAGTATGTTTCTGCTTCAGAGACAAAGGACTATGAGGAAGACTGTATAGTTGAGGTTGAAACTGGAAAAGCACTTCCTTCAGTTTTGCAGCCACCAAAGTTGGAGTTGAAAGTTCTTCCATGCCATTTGAAATATGCTTATTTAAGGAAGGATGAACAACTACCAGTTATTATTTCCAAAGATCTTGATGCTGTATAG